A region from the Aegilops tauschii subsp. strangulata cultivar AL8/78 chromosome 5, Aet v6.0, whole genome shotgun sequence genome encodes:
- the LOC109731885 gene encoding probable methyltransferase PMT2: MAVKGGPADNRTRSIVSICIVIGLCCFFYILGAWQKSGFGKGDSIALEITKRTDCTILPNLSFDTHHSKQGSSGDLVSPVKKFKPCPDRFTDYTPCQDQNRAMKFPRENMNYRERHCPPQKEKLHCLVPPPKGYVAPFPWPKSRDYVPFANCPYKSLTVEKAIQNWVQYEGNVFRFPGGGTQFPQGADKYIDQLASVIPIANGTVRTALDTGCGVASWGAYLLKRNVLAMSFAPRDSHEAQVQFALERGVPAVIGVLGTIKLPYPSRAFDMAHCSRCLIPWGMNDGLYMMEVDRVLRPGGYWVLSGPPINWKANYKGWQRTKEDLEAEQNKIEEMAELLCWEKVSEKGETAIWRKRVNTESCPSRLEESTVQMCESTNADDVWYKKMKACVTPLPDVQNPSEVAGGAIKPFPSRLNAVPPKISNGLIPGVSSEAYQKDNKMWKKHVKAYSNVNKYLLTGRYRNIMDMNAGFGGFAAAIESPKSWVMNVVPTIAKIATLGAVYERGLIGIYHDWCEAFSTYPRTYDLIHASGLFTLYSNKCSMEDILLEMDRILRPEGAVIMRDDVDVLTKVNKLARGMRWNTKLVDHEDGPLVREKVLYAVKQYWVGGNQTAAS; this comes from the exons ATGGCCGTCAAGGGGGGTCCTGCGGACAACAGGACTAGAAGCATCGTGTCTATATGCATAGTGATTGGCTTGTGCTGCTTCTTCTACATCCTCGGGGCGTGGCAGAAGAGTGGCTTCGGAAAGGGGGACAGCATTGCCCTGGAGATCACGAAGCGGACCGATTGCACCATCTTACCCAACCTCAGCTTCGATACACACCATTCCAAACAAGGCAGCTCCGGCGATCTTGTTTCGCCGGTGAAGAAGTTTAAGCCATGCCCGGACCGCTTCACGGACTATACACCTTGCCAAGATCAAAACAGAGCTATGAAATTTCCTCGGGAGAACATGAATTACAGAGAGCGGCACTGCCCACCGCAGAAAGAAAAGCTGCACTGCCTGGTACCACCCCCTAAGGGATATGTTGCTCCATTCCCATGGCCCAAAAGTCGGGACTATGTTCCTTTCGCGAATTGCCCCTATAAGAGCTTGACGGTCGAGAAAGCCATACAGAACTGGGTGCAGTACGAGGGCAACGTCTTCAGATTCCCTGGTGGAGGGACACAGTTCCCTCAAGGTGCTGATAAGTACATTGATCAACTGGCGTCAGTTATACCGATTGCCAACGGAACCGTCAGGACTGCATTGGACACTGGTTGCGGG GTGGCTAGCTGGGGAGCTTACTTGTTAAAGAGGAATGTTTTAGCCATGTCGTTTGCACCCAGAGATTCACACGAAGCCCAAGTACAGTTTGCTCTGGAGAGAGGTGTCCCAGCTGTTATCGGTGTTCTTGGCACAATTAAACTCCCTTATCCATCAAGAGCCTTTGATATGGCCCATTGTTCTAGGTGCTTGATTCCATGGGGAATGAATG ATGGACTCTATATGATGGAAGTTGATAGGGTTCTAAGACCTGGCGGATACTGGGTGCTGTCAGGTCCTCCAATTAACTGGAAGGCGAACTACAAGGGTTGGCAACGTACAAAGGAGGATCTTGAAGCAGAGCAGAACAAGATAGAGGAAATGGCTGAGCTTCTATGTTGGGAGAAAGTCTCGGAGAAGGGTGAGACGGCAATATGGAGGAAAAGAGTAAATACTGAGTCCTGTCCATCTAGGCTAGAAGAATCCACTGTGCAGATGTGTGAATCAACAAATGCAGATGATGTCTG GTACAAGAAGATGAAGGCATGTGTTACACCTCTTCCTGATGTACAAAATCCAAGTGAAGTTGCCGGGGGAGCAATCAAGCCCTTCCCAAGCAGGCTCAACGCAGTTCCTCCAAAAATTTCTAATGGGTTAATTCCAGGGGTTTCATCTGAGGCATATCAGAAAGACAACAAAATGTGGAAGAAGCATGTGAAGGCTTATAGCAATGTGAACAAGTATCTACTTACTGGTAGGTACAGAAACATCATGGACATGAATGCAGGTTTTGGGGGCTTTGCTGCGGCGATCGAGTCCCCAAAATCTTGGGTGATGAATGTGGTGCCAACCATTGCAAAGATTGCAACCCTGGGGGCTGTTTATGAGCGAGGATTGATTGGCATTTACCATGACTG GTGTGAAGCTTTCTCTACTTATCCAAGGACCTATGATCTTATCCACGCTAGTGGCCTTTTCACCTTGTATAGCAATAA GTGCAGCATGGAAGACATCCTCCTTGAGATGGACCGCATCTTGAGGCCTGAAGGTGCTGTTATAATGCGTGACGATGTCGATGTCTTGACAAAGGTGAACAAACTTGCTCGGGGCATGAGATGGAACACGAAGCTAGTTGACCACGAGGACGGCCCCTTAGTGCGCGAGAAGGTCTTGTATGCTGTGAAGCAGTATTGGGTTGGCGGAAACCAGACGGCCGCATCGTGA
- the LOC109731859 gene encoding uncharacterized protein — MSIRRLGASDFRGVRERRSGAFSSEIWFDEKRLILGTFDTAEEAARAHDAAAWRLLRPRGEMNFPDVSSQRAQDLAPLPRLFTDEDRRVHRRRQRHLAIAEMDVEAMVVWRERFPQDIVDERLFYKQRRTEREARRTERATYREDKRARKQAVQLKLKLRETSGWYFEDEQYADAYIQTSEEDITESESESGDE; from the coding sequence ATGTCAATTCGCCGCCTGGGCGCTTCGGATTTTCGCGGAGTCCGCGAGCGccgctccggcgccttctcctcCGAGATCTGGTTTGACGAGAAACGCCTCATCCTCGGTACCTTCGACACCGCAGAGGAGGCGGCCCGCGCgcacgacgcggcggcgtggcgcctcctgAGGCCTCGTGGGGAGATGAATTTTCCCGACGTGTCGAGCCAGCGGGCGCAGGATCTCGCGCCTCTCCCGCGGCTtttcaccgacgaggatcgtcgtgtCCACCGGAGGCGGCAGCGTCACCTCgccatcgccgagatggacgtgGAAGCAATGGTGGTGTGGCGCgaacgcttcccgcaggacatcgtCGACGAGCGCCTGTTCTACAAGCAAAGGAGGACGGAGAGGGAGGCAAGGAGGACGGAGCGAGCCACCTATCGGGAGGACAAGCGTGCGCGGAAGCAGGCCGTTCAATTGAAACTGAAGCTACGAGAAACGTCGGGGTGGTACTTCGAGGACGAGCAGTATGCTGACGCCTACattcagacgtcggaggaggacattaccGAGTCGGAGTCGGAAAGCGGCGACGAGTAG